One segment of Sphingobacteriales bacterium DNA contains the following:
- a CDS encoding dephospho-CoA kinase: protein MKQIGITGGMGSGKSWITKVFAQWRVPVYDADSRAKYVMQHDALLKIQLKEYFGEAVFDAQGNLQRAYLANMVFKDAAALRQLNSCVHPAVQRDYEIWAAMQRKLRMPYILKEAALLVESGTYRYLDALIVITAPLDLRIARVLRRDPALSQADVEARIARQSSDAEKIAHAQAVLVNDETTLLLPTIVELHRQYSQ from the coding sequence ATGAAACAAATAGGCATTACCGGCGGTATGGGTAGCGGTAAAAGCTGGATAACTAAAGTATTTGCACAGTGGCGTGTGCCGGTGTATGATGCCGACAGCCGCGCAAAATATGTGATGCAACACGATGCCCTGCTGAAAATACAATTGAAGGAGTATTTTGGTGAGGCGGTATTTGATGCACAGGGAAATTTGCAGCGTGCTTATTTAGCGAATATGGTGTTTAAAGATGCAGCGGCACTCCGACAGCTCAACAGTTGTGTACACCCCGCCGTGCAGCGCGATTATGAAATTTGGGCAGCGATGCAAAGAAAACTCCGAATGCCGTATATTCTTAAGGAAGCGGCTTTGCTTGTAGAAAGCGGCACTTATCGCTATTTAGATGCACTGATTGTAATAACAGCCCCGCTCGATTTGCGCATAGCCAGAGTGCTGCGCCGCGACCCTGCACTTTCGCAAGCCGATGTAGAAGCCCGCATTGCCCGCCAAAGCAGCGATGCCGAAAAAATCGCCCATGCTCAGGCGGTGTTGGTAAATGACGAAACAACGCTGCTGCTGCCGACTATTGTAGAGTTGCACCGACAATACAGCCAATAG